GTCGACGAAGGTCTCGGCGCAGTCCCCGCCCTGCAGCAGGAAGGCCTCACCGCGGGCGACCGCGGCCAGCTGGGTCTTGAGCTTCTCGACCTCGGTGGGCACCGTGATCGGCGGCACGCTCTCCAGCACGGTGCGCATGGCCTTGGCCTGACCGGCATCCCAGCTCGGCTGCTGCAGTGCCGGCTTGGCCAGCGCGGCGTCGAGCCGTTGCCGCAGGTCCCCTGGCAGCGGTGGGAGGTCCGGCAGCTGATCGATGGGCACGTCGACGGTCCAGTTCACCGCTCCATGGTAGCGGTGACCGAAATCCGTTCGGACCGGCCATACCTGCAGCTCAGGCGGCCCCCACCGGCGGGCGTGATCAGCCGCCCGAGCGTGCCGCCCAGGCCCCGTCGTCGGTCATCAGCTCGTAGCGCCGCAAGTTGTGCCGCGCATCGACCAGCGCATCGTGGGCATCGCGCGGTCGCGGTGGCATACGCGGTGAGCCCCGCTCCTCCCAGAACTGGCGCAGCTCCCTGGTGAATCGCGGGATCGCCGGCGGCAGGTCGGTCATCGGACCCCACAGCTGGCACAGCACCACATGGTCGTAGGCCCCCACCCATGCCCACAGCTCGATGGGTTCGTCACCATCGATATCGAAGAAGTCCTCCAGCTCACTACGGATCTGGCGGCGCGAGCGCCACAGCTTCGACGACGGTGACGGCAACTTGGGCAGCACGTTCTTGCGCACCCAGCTGCCGGCCCGATCGGGGTCGAATTCGGTTGATATGGCGTAATACTCGCGACCGTCCTCGGCGGCCACCCCGATCGAGATCAACTCGATGGTGCGGCCGTCGTCGATGAACTCGGTGTCGTAGAAATAGCGCATCTCAGGCCGCTCCCTGGCTGGGCGCCGGAGCGGCGTGGATCTCGCGGTCCAATTCTTCGTTGACCAGCGTGTCGTCGGGGAAATGCGGCTCCCCGGCCACCACGTGCTGGACCCACAATTTGGCCTGCACCACGGGCCTGCGCAGGCGCCGCTCCCGTTCCAGCGCCTTGTGCATCTTGCGCGGCCTGCTCGTGTAGCGCCACCGGGCCCACGGCGCGTGCGGTCGCGACAGCCGGATCGCCCCGACGAACAGCAGCGGGGTGATGAACATGCCGACCAGACCGGTCCACACCTTGCCCTTGAGCAGCACCACCACCGCCAGCGCCAGGGTGAGCACCGCGGACACGATCACCGCGATTCGCGCCTCGATGGAGTCGTCGGACTCCCAGATGTCGATATCGAAGAAGGACAGCGGGCTGAACCCGAGCACCAGCAGCCCGGCCACCGCGATGGCCACGAACACCGCGTCCACCGAGGTCCGGCCGTCCTCGGACCAGTACACGTCCTGCAGGTGCAGGATCAGTGCGAACTCGTCGAGCACCAGCGCCGCGCCGATACCGAAAAAGACTGCCGCGACGGTGAACTCCACCACTCCCCCGTTGACGGCAAGGGTCACCATCGCCACTCCGGAGACCATCACCAGGATGATGCCGATCACCACGTGATGCAGATGCACACCCCCGCCGACCGAAAGATTGCGCGGTTGCCACCATTTGCGCGGCCCGTCGGTGCTCGGATGACTCCTGATGTATCGCACCACCAGACGGGTCACGACGAACGTCAGGATGAAGGCGATCAGGCAGCAGAGCAGCGGAAGACGGTCAGCCGGGACGAAGTCCAGCTGCAGATTCGGGGACACGGCGTTCGAATTTACGCCGGTCCAGCGAATTCGCGGGGTATCGGCGGACCTGTCACGTCCAGCGCGTCGCCGCGCACCGATAGGCTTGACGGCGACATGAGGATTCAGCGGTCGCCCGATGGGGGCAGTGTGCTCGGGCGGACCGGGGTCGTTCGGGCCCTCGGCAGCGTGTGGGCGTGGCGGCTGTTCCAGCTGGTGACGCTGGCCGCGCTGGGCTGGGTGGGCTGGCGCCTGCTCGGCGAATCCAGCTACCGCATCGATATCGATGTCTATCGCCTCGGCGGGCGGGCCTGGCTGGACGGCGTGCCGCTCTATGCCGACAGCACCGAATTCCAGACCCAGGCCGGGATCGACCTGCCGTTCACCTACCCACCGCTGTCGGCTGTCGCCTTCGCGCCGTTCGCGTGGTTGTCACTGCCTGCGGCCAGCGCCGCCATCACCGCGACCACCATGGTGTTGCTGGTGGTCTCCACGACGATCGTGCTGACCCGGCTGCGGGTGGGTGACAGCTGGCATCGCCGGGCCTGGCTGGCCGGTGCGCTGGTGGCGCCCGCGGTGGTGTTCGCCGAACCGTTGCGGGCAAATCTGGAATTCGGTCAGATCAACGTGGTGCTCATGACGCTGGTGATCGCCGATTGCGTACCGCGGCGCACACCGTGGCCGCGTGGGCTGCTGCTGGGGATCGCCATCGCGGTGAAGCTCACCCCGGCGGTCTTCCTGCTGTACTTCCTGTTACGCCGCGATATGCGGGCGGTGCTGGTGACGACGGCCTCCGCGGTGGGGGCGACGCTGCTGGGATTCGCGCTGGCCTGGCGAGATTCCTGGGTGTACTGGTTCCAGACGCTGGGCGATACCGACCGGATCGGCTCGGCGACGCTGAACACCAACCAGAACATCTCCGGGATGCTGGCCCGGTTCGGCGTCGGCGAGGACACCCGTTTCCTGCTGTGGGTCGGGCTGTGCTTCGTGGTGCTGGGCCTGACGGTCTGGGCGACCCACCGCGCGGTGCGGGCCGACGCGCACGGAGATGCCGCGGTGCTGGGACTCATCTGCGTGGCGATGTTCGGGCTGGCGGTCTCGCCGGTGTCCTGGTCGCACCACTGGGTCTGGGTGTTGCCCACGGTGCTGGTGACCGCCGTCGTCGGCTATCGCACCCGCACCGTCGCACTGCTCGTGGTCGCGGCGATCGGCATCGCGCTGACGGTGTGGACCCCGATCACGCTGATGCCGGCACACAACGAGACATCGGTCTCGCCCTGGCTGCGGGTCGTCGGCGGGTCCTACCTGTGGTGGGCGCTGGCGGTGATCGTGGTGGTCGGCGCGGTGGCCCCGCGGCTGTCCCGGCGCGACGAGACGTCCGCCGCACCCGCCGACACCGAGATCGCCGCGGCGAGCTGACGATCGGCTATCCGGCCTTCGCGGTCACCGCGGGTTTGGTCTGCACGTCGACAGACTCGGCCTGCTCCTTGACATCCGCGGCGTAGAGGTCGACGTACTCCTGACCGCCGAGACGCATGAGCTCGTACATCACCTCGTCGATGACGGCCCGCTCGATGAAGCGATTACCGGCCAATCCCTCGAATCGGCTGAAATCCATCGGCTTGCCGAACCGGATCTCGACGCGGCCGAAATGCCACATCTTGGATCCGGGCGGGTTGACGACATCGGTGCCGACCATGGCCACCGGGATGACGGGGATGCCGCTTTCGAGCGCGACCCGGGCCAGTCCGGTCTTGCCCTTGTAGAGCCGGCCGTCCGGAGAGCGGGTGCCCTCGGGATACATGCCCAGCAGCTTGCCTTCACCGAGGATTCGCTGTGCGGTCGTCAGCGCGGCCTGCGCGGAGTCGGCATCGGTGCGGTCGATGGGTACTTGGCCGGTCGAGGAGTAGAAGAATTTGGTCAGCTTGCCCTTGAGCCCGGTGCCGGTGAAGTACTCGGCCTTCGCCAGGAAGGTGATGCGTCGCTTGACCACCAGCGGCAGATAGAAGCTGTCTGCGACGGCCAGGTGGTTACTGGCCAGGATCACCGCGCCGGAGTCCGGAACGTACTCCAGCCCTTGCACTTTGGGACGTCCCAAAAAGGACAGCAACGGGCCCATCAAGATGTACTTGTACAACCAGAACCACATGAGCCCTCCTGCAGCGGCGCCCCACCAGGACGGGGCCGGATCGGACCAACTCTACCCAGCCGAAGTGAGTGCGACCACACCACAGTCGCAGCGCCACCCGTCAGTCGTCGAGCGTCACCGGGATCTGCTCGTAACGCCCGCTCGGCCGGTCCCCCGGCTCGGGCGGCGGTGGGGGCACATCGGTGGTCGGCCCGGTTTCGGCGACCATCGCGCGGATCACCGTCAGCAGGGCCACGCTGTGATCGGCGATCACCGACAGCAGCGGATGCTGCTCGCCGTTGATCAGCGCCGCCAACGCGCACACCGGACACCACACCTGCTGACAGGCACCCGCGCCGGCGCCCTCGGCGGCGGCCCTGGCGGCCATGATCCGCACTGCGGGATCGAGCTTGTCCAGGATCACCTGGGCCAGCTGGCGCAGTTCGGGCGGGATATCCGAATGGGTGGGGCTCACGTCGGCCACACCTCCGGATTGGGTCGAAAACGCACGGTCAGCACGCCGGCCCGCAGATTCGCATCGATCACGACGCAGCGCCGCAACACGGAAGCCAGTCGCACCCGACGCCGCATACCCCCGGAGCCGATCACAAGGTCATCATCGACCCGGCCCAGCCGCAGCGCGCCGGGATCGACCTGCGGCAACTCTAACCGCATTCGATAGACGGCCTCCAGGCCGGACCCCGACTCGCGGTCGACCACCGGCCGCAGCGGTCCCGGCGGTGCCGAGCCATCGCGGCGACGCGCCGCGTCGAGCAGCTCGCCGAGTGCCTTGGGCCCGATCGGCTCACCGGCCAGATGCGGGACCAGCACCAGTGCGACATCGCCGATCGAGCGTTCCAGGTCGTCGAGCACACCACGTTGCTCGGCGATCCGCTCGGTGTACCAGTCGAAGGCCGGGTGCGCGGGCAGATTCCGATACTCGTAGGAATCATCCTGCAGCAGAACTTGATTCACCAGCAGTTCGGTGACCTTCACCCCCATCAACGCCAGCGAGCCGAGCGTTCGGGCCGCCTCGGCGGCGACCACCCGCTCGGCGGTCAGCACCAGGTGTGCGCCGACGCGGGCATTGTCGGCGAGCAGTGTGGACAGGCGCTCGGTCCCCTCGGCGATCCGCTCCACCAGCATCAGCGTCGCCGCCGAGCCCAGGTCCGCCGGCGAGAGCGACAGCCTGCGGTGCCGGGGCCAGCTGCGCTCCAGATAGAGATTGAACGTCGCGGGCAGGGTCAGCATGCGCAACGCATCGGCGGTGGAGGCGCAGTCGACCACCACCTCGTCCCACTGCCCGGAGTCGGCCAATTCGGCGACCTCGTGCAGGCCGAGCACCTCCTGAATCCCCGGCAGAGCCGAAAGCTCTTCCGGGGCAAGGCTTCCCAGATCGGAATGTGGGAATCTGCCGGCCAGCACGCCGACGATCTCCCGCCACCGCGTCTCCAGCAGCGACAGGGTGTCCAACGCCAGCGCGTCGAGAGAGCCGCCCACATCGGCGGGCCCGGCGTCCAGATCGGTCAGGACGCGCGTGGGTGTGCGCGAGCCGGTCGGTTCGACGGCAACACCCAGCACATCTCCGGTGGAGTGCGCCTGATCGGTGGACACGATCAGCACCCGCGCCCCGCTTCGGGCAGCACGCACCGCGGTGGCCGTGGCCAACGTCGACTTGCCTACCCCTCCCTTGCCGACGAAAAGGCAGATCCGGGCGGGCTCGGCTGTGCCATCTGCACTCAGCTCACTGCCACCTCTACTCGCTTCTTGAGGTCCTTGAGCGCGGTGTCGGTGAGGCGCCGCTCGGCCTTGCGCTTGAGCAGACCGATCATCGGGATCATCAGGTCGACGGACAACTCATAGGTCACATCGGTACCAGAATCCTTGGGAGACAGTCGGTATGCGCCTTCCAGCGCGCGCAACAACGAGCTCGACACCAGCGTCCAGGTGACGGATGTGCGATCGGCGGGCCACTGATAGGTGAGCACCATGGTGTCCTTGAGCACCGCGGCGTCGAGCACCAGCCGGGCCGTCTTGGGGTTGCCGGCGTCGTCGCGCTCGAGCACCTCGGCTTCCTTGTACTCGGCAACCCACTCCGGGTAGGAGCCGATATCTGCGATGACGTCCATCACCGTCGAGGGATCGGCCGCGATATGGATGGTCTGCGCCGTCTTCTCCGCCACGACCAGAAATCTACCCTCACCCACACAGGGGCGGCTCACTCCTCAGGCCAGCCGCGACACTCCCACCGGCCGGTTGGCCTCCAGCCGAGCCTTGACCTCGAAGGACATCTTCTTTCCCGCCACCCGGCGAGCATGGTTGAGCGCAGCGAGATTCATCCCGGCCAGCTCATGGCCGCTGACCCCGGTCGGCTCGGCGTGCAGGAAATAGTGCAGCAGAACGCCGTCCATCATGGGCTCCAGCCAGACCTCCATGGTGCCGGTCAGTGCGCCCGCCACCGTCCAGCGTTGACCTGCGGGCCCGCGATCCTCGACCACGGTGAGCGCCAGATCCGGCCACCACCGCCGCCAACTGGACACGTCGGCGACGGCGCGGCCGACCTCGGCGGGATCGGCACACACAAAGGTCTCATCGGCGATCTGCACGCTGTTCATGGCCACCTAGCTTCACATACGCCCTGCCGCAGGTGTGACACAGGCGACTAGGCTTACCGGCTAGTAACCACCCCTCCCAGGACCCGAGGTGCCCAGAATCGTGCGTGAGTTCTCCGTTCCGGCTTCGTTCGAGATCGCCGAATACGACAGCGTCGTCAGCTCGGTGTACACCCATGAACGCGACGATCCCGACCACGTCATCCTGCAACGACAGGTCGACGGTGTCTGGACCGACGTCACCTGTGCCCAGGCCGCGCAGCAGATCCGGTCGGTAGCGCTGGGACTGCTCGCCAACGATGTCGCCCCGGGTGATCGGGTGGCCATCCTGTCCGCCACCCGGTACGAGTGGGCGATCATCGATTTCGCGATCCTGTCCGTTGGCGCGGTCACCGTCCCGATCTATGAGACCTCCTCACCCGAACAGATCAAGCACGTGCTCAAGGATTCGGGCGCGGTGCTGGTGATCGCCGAGACGGCGGCGCACGCCGAGCGCGTGGAACACCAGGCCGACGAACTGCCCGGGGTGCGCGCGGTGCTGCGCATCGACAATCCGGCTGCCCCTGCCCTGCAGGTCCTCGCCGAGGTGGGCAAGGATGTCGACCCCGGTCTACTGGACGCCCGCGTCGCCGCCATCAAGTCCAGCGATCCCGCCACCCTGATCTACACCTCGGGCACCACCGGTCTGCCCAAGGGTTGCCAGCTGACGCATTCCAATCTGCTCTACGAGATCCGCGGCGCCAAGGCCGCCTTTCCCACGCTGCTGCGCAAGGGCGAACGGCTGTTGGTGTTCCTGCCGCTGGCGCACGTATTGGCCCGCGCCATCACCATCGCCGCGTTCGCCAACAAGGTGACCCTCGGCTTCACCAGCGATATCAAGAATCTGGTGCCGATGTTCGGGGTGTTCAAACCGACGCTGGTGGTGTCGGTCCCGCGGGTGTTCGAGAAGGTCTACAACACCGCCGAGCAGAACGCGCGCAACGACGGCAAGGGCCGCATCTTCGAGATCGCCGCCGACACCGCCATCGAATTCAGCAAGGCCCAGGACAGCAGCGGCGGTCCCGGGTTGCTGTTGCGACTCAAGCACGCGGTGTTCGACAAGCTGGTCTACGGCAAGCTGCGCGCCGCGCTCGGCGGCGACTGCCATGCCGCCATCTCCGGCGGGGCACCGCTTGGCGCCCGGCTCGGGCATTTCTACCGCGGCGTCGGATTGACCATCTACGAGGGATACGGCCTCACCGAGAGCAGCGCCGCCGTCACCGCCAACCAGGTGGGCGACATGTTGGTCGGGTCGGTCGGAAAGCTGTTGCCCGGCAACAGCATGCGCCTGGCCGACGATGACGAGCTGCTGCTGAAGGGCGGGGTCGTCTTCAGCGGTTACTGGAACAACGAACAGGCCACCGCGGACGCCTTCACCGATGGCTGGTTCCACACCGGCGACCTGGGCGCCATCGACGCCAACGGGTTCCTGACGATCATCGGCCGCAAGAAGGAGATCATCGTCACCGCGGGTGGCAAGAACGTGGCACCCGCGGTGTTGGAGGACCGGCTGCGGGCCCATCCGCTGATCAGCCAGGCCATGGCGGTCGGCGATGCCCAACCGTTCATCGCCGCGCTGATCACCATCGATCCCGAGGCCTTCGAGGGGTGGAAGGAGCGCAACGGCAAGGGCGGGTCGGTCACCGTCGCCGACCTTGTCGAGGACCCGGACCTGGTCGCCGAGGTGGAGTCGGCCGTCAAGGATGCCAACCAGGTGGTCTCCAAGGCGGAGGCGATCCGGACCTTCCGCATCCTTCCGGTCGATTTCACCGAGGACACCGGTGAGCTGACGCCCACGCTGAAGGTCAAGCGCAAGGTGGTCGTCGAGAAGTTCGCCGCGCAGATCGCGGCGATCTACAGCCAGTAGTTCAGCCCAGGAAGCGAGTGAGCCGGGCGCCCTGGGTGCGCCACTGCCAGTTGGCCACCACCCAGTCGCGCCCGGCCGCGCCCATCCGGGCCGCGGTCCGCGGGTCGGCCAGCAGGTCGCCGACCGCGGTGGCGATGGCGTCCACATCGGTGCCGTCGACCACCCAGCCGGTCTCCCCGTCGCGCACCGTCTCGGGTGCGCCGCCGGACCGCCCCGCCACCACCGGCACCCCGCTGGCCGACGCCTCCAGGAAGACGATGCCGAGACCCTCGACATCCAGCCCGGCCCCGCGGGTGCGGCACGGCATGGCGAACACATCGGCCATCGCGTGATGGGCCGCCAGCTCGCCGGCGGGCACACCGCCGGTGAACACGACGTCCTCGGCGACGCCGGTGCGGTGCGCCAGCTTCTCCAGGTCCGCCCGGTACGGCCCGCCGCCGACGATCACCAGCGCCGCACCCGGCACCCGGCGGCGGATCCGGTCGAACGCGCGGATCAGCATGTCCTGGCCCTTGCGCGGTACCAGCCGCGACAGGCACAGCACCACCGGTCGATCGCCCAATCCGTAGCGCACCCGAAGCTCGGCGCGGGCGACGCTGTCGGGGGTGAACCGGTCGATGTCCACCCCTGGGGACAACCGCTCCAGACACGCACCGCGACCGAACGCGGCGGCGAACCGGCCACGGGTGTAGTCGCTGACGTAGGTGATCACGTCGGCGTCTTCCCCGATGCGGCGCAGCGCCGAACGCGCCACCGGGAGCATCGACCACCCCACCTCGTGGCCATGTGTGCTGGCCACGATGCGCCCGGCGCCGGCCCGGCGGGCCAGCGGTCCCAGCAGTGCCAGCGGGGCCGCCGCACCGAACCACACCGTGTCGATGGCGTGTTCGTCGATCAGGTCGCGCATCCGGTTGGCGACCGTCGGCTCGGGCAGCATCAGGGTGCTGCGGTGACGCACCACGCGATACCCGGCGTCTGCCGCCCGCCGGTCGTACTCGTCGCAGTCCTTCCATGTCGGCGCATACACCGTGAGGTCATGGGTGCCCGCGTGCAGCAGTTCGCCAACGAACGCCTCCAGGTAGGACTGGATCCCGCCGCGGCGCGGCGGAAAGTCGTTGGTCAGCAACAGGACCCGGGTCATCCGGCCCACGCTATCGGGTCATCCAGGCACGCCATTGCGCCACCACCTCGTCCAGATCGGTTCCCAGGGTCTCCCGCACGGCGGTGGCGGGGTCGGGATGCCCGGCCCCGCAGGCCCGCAGGTAGAGCGCTTTGAGCGCCGGGGCACCGTACCGCTCGGCGACGAACCGGCTGAACCACCAGGCCCGGTCATAGGCGTCCGAACGCGCCGGGCCGGCGGTCTGCAGGTCGGCGTCCGTCGGCAGCTGCGCCAGTCGCGCGCCGTCCGGCGGGGGCGGTTGAGCCGGGCGCCCGACGTAGTCGGCCACCCCCTCGGTCAGCCAGAGCGGAGCGTCGGCCACGGTCTGCGCGCGGGCCGCGTAGTGGAACAGTTCGTGGCGGACCACGATGCCCAGGGCGGTCGCGCCCATGTCGGCGGCGCCTGGAGCAAACACCATGCCGTCGGCGGTGGTGGCGGCCGCGATATCGGCACTGCCGTGGGCGAGCACCCGGAACTGCTCGTCGGATTCGGTCACCACGACCACGATCTGGCCAGGCCAGTCCGTCCCCCAGAATGCGGAGACGGCATCCACCGCGCCGGGAAGCTCGGCGGCGATCCGGTCGATCAAGGGCTGACTGCGCGCACCGCCGAGCCCGCGCAGAGCGCCGGTGCGGCCACCGGGCAGGGCGACGGTGGTGGTGACGGCCGTGCCTGCCGGCGTGTTCGTGGCGGGCGTCGCGGTGGTCGCCATCGTCGCATCGGAACCGGACACGGCCGTCGTCGAGGTGGTCTGGCAACCGGTGAGCAGTACCGCGGCGGCTATGCCGACAATGGCGGCTATGGCGGCTATGGCCACGTCGCTGCCGCTCAGGGCGACCTTCAGCGGATCAGTACCGGCGCACGTTGTGGATGGGTGCGTTGTTGACCGGGGCCACCACCACGGGCTGACCGAAGGTCGAGGCATGCACCATCATGCCGTTGCCGATGTAGATCCCGACATGCGAGGCATCGGAGTAGTAGGACACGACATCACCGGGCTGCATCTGGTCGGTCGAGACCGGTTGGCCACCGGCGGCCAGGGCGTAGCTGGAATGCGGCAGCGAGATACCGGCCTGCCCGAAGGCCCACTTCACCAGACCGGAGCAGTCGAAGGCCCCGGGGCCCTCAGCTCCCCACGAGTACGGCGAACCGAGGCGCGTCAACGCGGCCTGCACGGCGGCCGAGCCTCCGCCGGATCCCGGCGCGGCGGCCGGCGGGGCGATATCACCGGGCGGGATACCCGCGGGCGGTGCTGCCAGCACACCGGGATCGTCTGCGGGCAACGGTGCGGGCGGGGGCGGGACGACGCCCTCGGGCACCGGCGGGATCGCGGCAAGCGTCTCGCGCTGGGCCGGGGTCAGCCGCTCGTACTGCGACTTGACGATGGCGATCTCGACCTGCAGCTTGCTTTGCTTGGATTGCAGATCAGCGCGCACTGCGGCGGCCTGCTCTGCGGCGGTCTTGGCATCGGCGGCCGAGCGCGCCGAGGCGGATTCGGCCTGCGCGGCCAAGGCGCTGGTCTGCTTGAAGTTGTGCATCTGGGCCGACATCTCGGTGGCCATCACCCGCTGCACGGCAAGCTGGTCGATGAGCACCTGCGGCGAGCTCGCCGTCAGCATGGCGTCCAGCCCGTCGGTGCGACCACCCATGTACTGCGCGGCGGCGATGTTGTTGACCGAGGTCTGGAACTTTGCCAGGTCGGCCTTCGCCGCGTCGGCGGCGGCGAGGTCGGCGTTGTGCTTGTCCTCGGCGGCGGCCTGCGCAGCCAGCTTCTCGTCGAGATCGAGCTGGGCGGCGTGCATGTTCTCGGTGGCGATCTCGGCCTGATGGGACAGCTCATTGAGCTTTGCCAGCGCATCCTCGGCCGGGTCGGCGTTGACGCCGGTGGCCAGCGATCCACCCAGGATGGTCAGGCCCGCCAACGCACCGATGAGGGCTCGCTTAACGCCACGCTTACGCCGGTCCGACAAATCAGGCCTCAAGGTATTGCGTCCTTACAACTGCGAGTCAGCCGCGACGAACTACTGTTAGGTCTCGAACAGGTTACGAAACGGCATCGGGCTTGTCCAACGGAGGGCGTGAATTCGACAGGCGTCCGGGATTAAATTTTTGCTTCCCGTGGTTGATCACGTGTCATCACGCCACACCAGTTCTACCATCCGGAGGCCCTTGCCGACGGATCGGAACCAGCCGCAGCCGCGGCGCCAAACCGACATCGGCCAACACCTCCAGCGCCTGACGCTCGTCATCCAGCAAAGTTGCCGGAACTCCGAGCAACACGCTGACCACGCAGTCCTGGCAGCCCGGACCGCGCACGGCGCAGTCATCGCAGTCGATGGTCACCGAGCCGTGCCCGGGTACCTGTGCCGCACCGCTGAACTCCTCGAAATCCTCACCCATCGGGTGTGTCATGGCCGTCCGTCCTTCCCTGCGCCGGGTCGTCCGGCGATTCCCCCGCACCGTAACGGCGGGCACCGACACGCCCCGCCGGTCCAGCCCGCGCACGCGGCTGGGGATGTCACCGCCCACGGCTACCGTCGCCGATGTGCCGCAGCTGAGCTTCGCCGACCTCGACGGTCCGGCCGACGTTTGGGCCGACCCGCTTGCCGATCCGGAAGCCGGTATCGCACTGGCCGACACGACCTTCGTGGTGGTCGATCTGGAGACCACCGGCGGCAGCCGTGAGCACGACGCCATCACCGAGATCGGTGCGGTCAAGATTCGCGGCGGCGCGGTACTCGGGGAGCTGGCCACCCTGGTCGACCCCGATTGCGTCATCCCGCCGCAGATCGTCGAGCTGACCGGAATCACCACGGCGATGGTGCGCGACGCGCCGAAGATCCACACGGTGCTCCCGGCCTTCCTGGAGTTCTCCCGCGGCGCGGTCCTGGTCGCCCACAACGCCGGTTTCGACATCGGGTTCCTGCGGGCCGCCGCGCAACGACAGGGACTGCCCTGGCCGCAGCCACAGGTGCTGTGCACGGTCAAACTCGCCCGCCGGGTGCTGACCCGCGACGAGGCGCCCTCGGTCAAGCTCTCCGCGCTGGCCCGGCTGTTCGGCGCCTCGACCACGCCGACCCACCGGGCCCTCGATGACGCCCGCGCCACCGTCGACGTCCTGCACGGCCTGATCGAACGGGTCGGCAACCAGGGCGTGCACACCTACTCCGAACTGCGCGGCTACCTACCCGACAAGAGTGCGCCACAACGTCGCAAACGCCATCTGGCCCAAGACGTTCCGAGCAGTCCGGGGGTCTACCTGTTCCGCGGGCCGGCCGACGAGGTGCTCTACGTGGGCACGGCGGTCAACCTGCGCCGCCGGGTCGGCCAGTACTTCACCGGAGCCGATCCGCG
The sequence above is drawn from the Mycolicibacterium neoaurum VKM Ac-1815D genome and encodes:
- a CDS encoding SRPBCC family protein — protein: MAEKTAQTIHIAADPSTVMDVIADIGSYPEWVAEYKEAEVLERDDAGNPKTARLVLDAAVLKDTMVLTYQWPADRTSVTWTLVSSSLLRALEGAYRLSPKDSGTDVTYELSVDLMIPMIGLLKRKAERRLTDTALKDLKKRVEVAVS
- a CDS encoding polyadenylate-specific 3'-exoribonuclease AS, encoding MRYFYDTEFIDDGRTIELISIGVAAEDGREYYAISTEFDPDRAGSWVRKNVLPKLPSPSSKLWRSRRQIRSELEDFFDIDGDEPIELWAWVGAYDHVVLCQLWGPMTDLPPAIPRFTRELRQFWEERGSPRMPPRPRDAHDALVDARHNLRRYELMTDDGAWAARSGG
- a CDS encoding AMP-dependent synthetase/ligase, whose translation is MREFSVPASFEIAEYDSVVSSVYTHERDDPDHVILQRQVDGVWTDVTCAQAAQQIRSVALGLLANDVAPGDRVAILSATRYEWAIIDFAILSVGAVTVPIYETSSPEQIKHVLKDSGAVLVIAETAAHAERVEHQADELPGVRAVLRIDNPAAPALQVLAEVGKDVDPGLLDARVAAIKSSDPATLIYTSGTTGLPKGCQLTHSNLLYEIRGAKAAFPTLLRKGERLLVFLPLAHVLARAITIAAFANKVTLGFTSDIKNLVPMFGVFKPTLVVSVPRVFEKVYNTAEQNARNDGKGRIFEIAADTAIEFSKAQDSSGGPGLLLRLKHAVFDKLVYGKLRAALGGDCHAAISGGAPLGARLGHFYRGVGLTIYEGYGLTESSAAVTANQVGDMLVGSVGKLLPGNSMRLADDDELLLKGGVVFSGYWNNEQATADAFTDGWFHTGDLGAIDANGFLTIIGRKKEIIVTAGGKNVAPAVLEDRLRAHPLISQAMAVGDAQPFIAALITIDPEAFEGWKERNGKGGSVTVADLVEDPDLVAEVESAVKDANQVVSKAEAIRTFRILPVDFTEDTGELTPTLKVKRKVVVEKFAAQIAAIYSQ
- a CDS encoding glycosyltransferase family 4 protein produces the protein MTRVLLLTNDFPPRRGGIQSYLEAFVGELLHAGTHDLTVYAPTWKDCDEYDRRAADAGYRVVRHRSTLMLPEPTVANRMRDLIDEHAIDTVWFGAAAPLALLGPLARRAGAGRIVASTHGHEVGWSMLPVARSALRRIGEDADVITYVSDYTRGRFAAAFGRGACLERLSPGVDIDRFTPDSVARAELRVRYGLGDRPVVLCLSRLVPRKGQDMLIRAFDRIRRRVPGAALVIVGGGPYRADLEKLAHRTGVAEDVVFTGGVPAGELAAHHAMADVFAMPCRTRGAGLDVEGLGIVFLEASASGVPVVAGRSGGAPETVRDGETGWVVDGTDVDAIATAVGDLLADPRTAARMGAAGRDWVVANWQWRTQGARLTRFLG
- a CDS encoding lysophospholipid acyltransferase family protein, whose amino-acid sequence is MWFWLYKYILMGPLLSFLGRPKVQGLEYVPDSGAVILASNHLAVADSFYLPLVVKRRITFLAKAEYFTGTGLKGKLTKFFYSSTGQVPIDRTDADSAQAALTTAQRILGEGKLLGMYPEGTRSPDGRLYKGKTGLARVALESGIPVIPVAMVGTDVVNPPGSKMWHFGRVEIRFGKPMDFSRFEGLAGNRFIERAVIDEVMYELMRLGGQEYVDLYAADVKEQAESVDVQTKPAVTAKAG
- a CDS encoding SRPBCC family protein — its product is MNSVQIADETFVCADPAEVGRAVADVSSWRRWWPDLALTVVEDRGPAGQRWTVAGALTGTMEVWLEPMMDGVLLHYFLHAEPTGVSGHELAGMNLAALNHARRVAGKKMSFEVKARLEANRPVGVSRLA
- a CDS encoding glycosyltransferase 87 family protein, translated to MRIQRSPDGGSVLGRTGVVRALGSVWAWRLFQLVTLAALGWVGWRLLGESSYRIDIDVYRLGGRAWLDGVPLYADSTEFQTQAGIDLPFTYPPLSAVAFAPFAWLSLPAASAAITATTMVLLVVSTTIVLTRLRVGDSWHRRAWLAGALVAPAVVFAEPLRANLEFGQINVVLMTLVIADCVPRRTPWPRGLLLGIAIAVKLTPAVFLLYFLLRRDMRAVLVTTASAVGATLLGFALAWRDSWVYWFQTLGDTDRIGSATLNTNQNISGMLARFGVGEDTRFLLWVGLCFVVLGLTVWATHRAVRADAHGDAAVLGLICVAMFGLAVSPVSWSHHWVWVLPTVLVTAVVGYRTRTVALLVVAAIGIALTVWTPITLMPAHNETSVSPWLRVVGGSYLWWALAVIVVVGAVAPRLSRRDETSAAPADTEIAAAS
- a CDS encoding ArsA family ATPase codes for the protein MSADGTAEPARICLFVGKGGVGKSTLATATAVRAARSGARVLIVSTDQAHSTGDVLGVAVEPTGSRTPTRVLTDLDAGPADVGGSLDALALDTLSLLETRWREIVGVLAGRFPHSDLGSLAPEELSALPGIQEVLGLHEVAELADSGQWDEVVVDCASTADALRMLTLPATFNLYLERSWPRHRRLSLSPADLGSAATLMLVERIAEGTERLSTLLADNARVGAHLVLTAERVVAAEAARTLGSLALMGVKVTELLVNQVLLQDDSYEYRNLPAHPAFDWYTERIAEQRGVLDDLERSIGDVALVLVPHLAGEPIGPKALGELLDAARRRDGSAPPGPLRPVVDRESGSGLEAVYRMRLELPQVDPGALRLGRVDDDLVIGSGGMRRRVRLASVLRRCVVIDANLRAGVLTVRFRPNPEVWPT